The Methanofastidiosum sp. genomic sequence CTTTGTTTATTGAACCGCTGTCTGGAACAATTGCATAGTCCGGTTTGAATCCCTTCTCTACAATATATTCAACACCGAAATGAGACCCCATCTCTTCGTCAGAAACTGCACAAAAATAAATAGTCCCTTTAAATTTAAGCCCGCTTTTAAGTAGTGCTTTTATTCCAGCCCATGATGCGGCAAGGCTACCTTTGTTATCCAAAGCACCTCTGCCATAAATCTTACCATCTTTTTCATATGGCTGGAATGGATGCTGTGTCCAGCCTTCTCCAGAGGGGACAACATCCATATGAGATATTATGGCAACAGACGGATTTCCACTACCTATCCTTCCGATGTAATTAGGCCTCTTCTCATCCTTTGAGATTATTTCAACTTCAGCCCCAATCTCCTTCATGCATTTCATTATTGTGTCATGCAATAGATACTCATCACCCGGTGGATTTACTGTTTCAGTTTCTATAAGACTAAATAGAAAATCTACCATTTCCTGCCTATCTAGATTTGAACTAATCATTGACGCTATTTCATTTATCCCCACTACAACTCCTCCGCATATTTTAAGGCCAAATAGAAGTATTTTTTTGTAAGTTCTTTGGCATTTCCATCTGCACTAGCCCTGTATCCATTGACCTTTGCCCTGACACACGCCCTATAACTTTTATAGAATAAGAGAAGATTCTGAATTTCCTTATCATTACTCTCAAGGATATATTTCTCAGAAAAGATTTTTGATAGATCCTCTCTTCCAAGAAACTCTAAATCCATACATAAAAATGCGATTTCAGCTGCAACATCGGTGGTATTAATTGCTGGATTAAATTCAATGGCATCGAATATGTAGATATCCTCTGGCGCCACGAATATGTTTCCGGAATGCAAATCGCCATGTGTTTCTAGTATCTTACTTTTTTTTACTCTTTTGTCAAAAAGAGCGGAGTTTTTGTTCATGAACTCAAGATTTTTTCCAATGAGTGTGTTAAATTCATCGCTTGAAAATAGATCTCCTATAAAACATTCGAGGTCCTTAAAATTATCCATTACATTCTTTTTTACATTCGCCAGCGACCCATACTTTCCATTAGAATCAACATTTGTCATTTTGTGAAATAATAGTATCTTCAAGGCTATTTCTTCAAGAGTTTCTTTTTCTATCTTATTGTTTTCAATTAAATTTTTCATTATATATTTTTCAGGTATTCTTTTCATTATAATAGCATAGTCTAGAGGCATCTCAGATTCTGAAAGGACTAAATTATTACCTTCTTTAACTAGTGGAGATACGCCAAGATACATATCGGGGCTCAAAAGCTTGTTTATCTTAAACTCTTCTTTACAGAAAAATTCCCTATTGTCTAAAGTTGAATAGTCGAGAAATGAAAATTTAACATCTTTTTTAATTTTGTAAGCATGATCTTTCGTTAAAAATATGTACGAGATGTGTGTTTCTTTTACTTCTTCTATCTTTTCACCAAATGTTTCGTCAGAAACCATGGATTTAAGGTACTCGTTCATTAGAAATATTGTATTATGTGCCCTTAAAAGGTTTTACGGCCTATAATAACGTTAGAAATTGAAAGAAGGCCATATTGAGTTTTATTTTGATTTAATTGAAATAATTCATTTAGATTATTATTACGAAATAAGTGTTTCATCCGAAACTTTAAAATAGATATTAAAAGCTTTATTTGTGTGGTTTCATGTGTGGAATCGTTGGAATTATCAATGATGGCAAAATATCGATAAAAAATGACCTCTTAAAGTCATTGAAAAGACTTGAATATAGGGGTTATGACTCTGTAGGCTACGCGGATGTTGAAGGTAATGTAAAAAAAGATGTAGGCGAGATCTCTAAATTCATCAACTCTATAGAAGATTCTATCACGTCATGTGCTATTTCCCACACAAGGTGGGCAACACATGGGGGGGTTACAAAGACAAATTCCCACCCGCACTGGGACTGTAATAGAAACATATTTACTGTTCATAATGGGATTATTGAAAATTATGAAGAGCTAAAGAAAGAACTAATTTCTAAAGGGCATGTTTTTATAACTGAAACTGATTCGGAAGTTATTTCACATTTTTTTGAAGAAGAGTTGAAAACAAAAAATATTATTGATGCTATAAAAAGTTTTATTAAAAGAATCGAGGGGACCTATGCCATTCTTATTATCGAGAAAGGCACAAATAGAATTTACGCTATAAAGAAAGATTCGCCCCTAGTTTTAGGACTTGCTAATGATAGATTCTATCTTGCTTCAGATATTTATGCGTTCTCTGATATTACAAACAAGGCAATATTTTTTGAAGATGAAGAGTTTGCTATAATAGACCCTGATAAGTATACGTTTTATGATGCTAGCGGGAATGAAGTAAAAAAAGGAATATATGAGTTCACTTGGGCAATATCTCAAGAAGAATCGGTTCAAGACTACCCACATTACATGTTAAAGGAGATCCATGAACAGCCGATTGCAGCTCAAAGACTAATAAACTCACTTGATGGTGAGCAACATGATAAGGTCAATAAGATTGCAAATCTAATAAAGAACTCAAAAAGGGTAGTTTTTACTGCAGCGGGTAGCTCCTATTACGCCTCCCTTCTAGGTATTTATTTCCTGAATAGAGTTGGTGTGAACGCTCACACATTGATTGCAAGTGAATTTCAGAATTTTATGCTTGTCGACAAAGACACCCTCTTTATAGCGATATCTCAGAGTGGGGAAACAATGGATGTCGTGGCGGCGACAAAGTGGGCAAGAGAAAGAGGTGCTAAGATAGTATCTCTTGTTAACGTTCCACACTCAACACTACAGAGAATGTCTGATATATCCCTTGAGATACATGCGGGGCCTGAGATATGTGTAGCAGCCACAAAGACTTTTACAAATCAGGTTGTGGCACTCTTGTATTTATCTTACCTATTGGGTTTTTCTGTCAACATGAAAACAATCCCTGGAAAAATAGAGTATATCATTAAAGAAAATGAAGAGATTATCAAGAAGATGGCCGACGAGCTATATGATAAAAGAGACATATATATAATTGGAAGAGGCCTTTCATATCCGCCTTCGAGAGAGGTGGCCTTAAAGCTAAAGGAAATATCGTACATACATGCAGAAGGTATGATGGGAGGAGAACTAAAGCATGGTACTATCGCTTTGATAGAACCAGGAACTCCAGTTATCGCATTGATCCCAGGTAAGGACTTTGACATGTATTCAAACGCAAAAGAAGTTGAAGCTAGGGGGGCCAGAGTTATTAAAATAGCCAATATGATGGATTCTGACTTTAAAATAGATGTCACGATAAATGACGGTAAGTTTGCAATTCTATCAGTTGTTATTGGACAGCTTCTCACATACTATATTGCAAGAAAAAAAGGACTCCCAATTGACAAGCCAAGAAACCTTGCAAAGTCTGTCACTGTAAAATAATCAAATTCCCTGCCAGATTTTATCGCCTACATAATGAAGAGTCTTAATAACTTTGCCTTCTTTCATTGAAGATATCTCCTCTGAAGAATACAAGGCTATCCCTACTGCGATGGGCTTACCATGTTTTTCATCTAGGATAATTACAGGTCCATCCTTTTCAATCTCACTATCAACTTCCTTTACCCCGGGCCTCATGACATCTGCACCTTTAGCTATAAATGGAACTGCCCCCATGTCGATTACTATTTTCCGTGGTATCTCTTCTTTACTAAGTAAAACTAAAAGCTTTAATGAAGGTATGAAATAATTTTTCAGTTTTAAAAAAGAAGGTATATCGTTTACATATATCAAATCAATGTTTTCATCCAAATTTGATATTTTAAATGAAGACTTTGTATCTATACTCAGTAAAATATTTTCTCCAAAAAGATTTCTAATAGAGTTTAAAATCTCTTTTATTTCTCCTTTTTTTAAATCGTGAACCGGTTTTTTCTTCATATAAGATTTATATGTCTTTATTATGTATTTAAGTTTATAGGAATATTTTTTTAAATTTTTTCGCCGTTAACTTTAAATACTATTTCATAATGATTTCATAATAGGTGATATATTGGCTCAAAGACCACTCGACATCATACACAGAGCTTTGGATTCCAATGTCCTAGTAGAGCTTAAAGGCGGTAGAGAGTTTAGAGGAACTCTTAAAGGTTATGATATTCATATGAATCTTGTAATGGAGGCTGCTGAAGAGCTTCAGAACGGAGAATCTGTAAGGAAGCTAGGGCATGTAGTTGTAAGAGGAGACAACGTTGTTTTGATTTCACCAAGTTTGGAGGATTAATATGAGTAAAGGAACACCTTCCTACGGTAAGAGGAACAATAAAACACATGTGAGATGCAGAAGGTGTGGAAATCATTCGTATCATGCTTCTCATGGTATCTGTGCATCATGTGGCTTTGGTAAATCTGCAAAGATGAGAAGCTACAATTGGTGTAAAAGGAAATGATTGACACAAGGATTATAGTTGAAGGAGTTTCTGATGTTGAGACCTTATCAAAGGCTATACAAGATCTAGCCTTGGGTTCTGAATTTGGAGTTACAATTTCTTCTATAATTCCTACTACCAACATTGAAATTGCTAAAAAATCAATAGTTGGTGCAGATATTGTTTTAATTGCGACAGACGCAGATAGGTCAGGTAGAGAACTTGCCGAAAGGCTTTTTGAAGAGCTAAAAGGAAAAGAGATCATAATAGAAAGAGTAAAGTTTCCAAAAGGCCGTGACCTGGAACACACAGATCTTTTTTTAGTATCAAAAGAAATTAAAAACAGCCTTGTTAGAATCGGATTAAAATCTCTTAAATCAATTGATTTATTATTAGAAAAAGAAAGATTCATGCGCTCTCTTGAAAAGGACATGTTTTCATTAAAGTTAGAAAATGATGATTTAAAGAAGAAAACAAGGACTTTCGAGCAAACTCTTGAAGGTATAGAGAGTGAGAAGGAACTAATTAACAAACTTGAAGAGGATATAGACAGGCTAAACGTTGAAAAGAATGAAATAGAACTTGAGAACTCTGAAATTAAAAAGGAACTCAAATCTAAAGAGGACAGGATTTTTGAACTTGAAGCAAGGTATAAGGATCTTGAAGCCAAGATTCTTAATATATTTGATCTTGAAACTTACTGGTCAAAAATATCCAATGATCAGTCCCCAACTGCTTCCGAGATAAGGAAGGCCATAGAGATTCTAGGGCTTGACCGTGTCGAAGCCTCTGATGACTTTATAGTTTCCCCATCTGAAGAAAATGTATACAAGGTATTAAAACTCATAAAGATGGGCCGAGAGCTTAATAAAAATTAAATATTCCTATTTTGATCGATTTTGTCGATTTTCTCTTTTAGGTATTTAACTTCGTTTCTTAGTTTTTTTAGTTCTTTCATCATTTCGTTTTTATCTTCAATTGCATCTTTATTTACAAAATAGGCAGATATTGTAGCCGTTACTACAGACATTAATCCAAGCCCTATGAAAATAACAAATATTGCTAGGATTCTTCCATTAAAAGTTTTAGGCCATATATCCCCATATCCCACAGTGGCAATTGTTTCAATTGACCACCATGCACCGTCAAACAATGTGTATCCATCTTCAATTGCAGAAAATAAAAATCCCGATAACAGTGTCAAAATAGTAGTTAATGTTAAGACGTATATCAAGGAATTTCTCGCATAAAAGTGACTTAGTTCTTTTGTGCCTCGCCGTATTACTGCAAACATAATTATAAGACGTGATAATCTCAGTAATCTTATCAGCTTAAATTTGTGGAAAAAAACAGTTGGAAAGGGAGGAGATAATAATATTACCAATAAATTTATCCAGTTATTTATCAAATATCTCTTTTTTTCCTTTGTAATTGAAAGCATTACTATTAATTCAAAGACGAAAGCCAACCATATGATTATATCTGCTATAGTTGCCCATAAAAGGAAGGTCTGATTTTTGCTAAATAAGAGTATGTAAACTACAGGTATAACTAGTAAAGAAAAGAAGATCATTATTGCATCAAATATTCCCTGCAACCTTTCTTCTTCCATGTTTATGTATATTAAAAAATGATATTTAAATATATGGAAGTGTCTATTCCATTAATTTTATAAATTAAACTTTAATGATAAACTTTAGGGCTGGTAGCGCAGTGGAAGCGCACTCCCTTGGCATGGGAGAGGCCGTGGGTTCAAATCCCACCCAGTCCACTACTTACTTTTCTTAAGT encodes the following:
- a CDS encoding two pore domain potassium channel family protein, producing the protein MEEERLQGIFDAIMIFFSLLVIPVVYILLFSKNQTFLLWATIADIIIWLAFVFELIVMLSITKEKKRYLINNWINLLVILLSPPFPTVFFHKFKLIRLLRLSRLIIMFAVIRRGTKELSHFYARNSLIYVLTLTTILTLLSGFLFSAIEDGYTLFDGAWWSIETIATVGYGDIWPKTFNGRILAIFVIFIGLGLMSVVTATISAYFVNKDAIEDKNEMMKELKKLRNEVKYLKEKIDKIDQNRNI
- a CDS encoding topoisomerase; its protein translation is MIDTRIIVEGVSDVETLSKAIQDLALGSEFGVTISSIIPTTNIEIAKKSIVGADIVLIATDADRSGRELAERLFEELKGKEIIIERVKFPKGRDLEHTDLFLVSKEIKNSLVRIGLKSLKSIDLLLEKERFMRSLEKDMFSLKLENDDLKKKTRTFEQTLEGIESEKELINKLEEDIDRLNVEKNEIELENSEIKKELKSKEDRIFELEARYKDLEAKILNIFDLETYWSKISNDQSPTASEIRKAIEILGLDRVEASDDFIVSPSEENVYKVLKLIKMGRELNKN
- the glmS gene encoding glutamine--fructose-6-phosphate transaminase (isomerizing); protein product: MCGIVGIINDGKISIKNDLLKSLKRLEYRGYDSVGYADVEGNVKKDVGEISKFINSIEDSITSCAISHTRWATHGGVTKTNSHPHWDCNRNIFTVHNGIIENYEELKKELISKGHVFITETDSEVISHFFEEELKTKNIIDAIKSFIKRIEGTYAILIIEKGTNRIYAIKKDSPLVLGLANDRFYLASDIYAFSDITNKAIFFEDEEFAIIDPDKYTFYDASGNEVKKGIYEFTWAISQEESVQDYPHYMLKEIHEQPIAAQRLINSLDGEQHDKVNKIANLIKNSKRVVFTAAGSSYYASLLGIYFLNRVGVNAHTLIASEFQNFMLVDKDTLFIAISQSGETMDVVAATKWARERGAKIVSLVNVPHSTLQRMSDISLEIHAGPEICVAATKTFTNQVVALLYLSYLLGFSVNMKTIPGKIEYIIKENEEIIKKMADELYDKRDIYIIGRGLSYPPSREVALKLKEISYIHAEGMMGGELKHGTIALIEPGTPVIALIPGKDFDMYSNAKEVEARGARVIKIANMMDSDFKIDVTINDGKFAILSVVIGQLLTYYIARKKGLPIDKPRNLAKSVTVK
- a CDS encoding small nuclear ribonucleoprotein (Enables 3` processing of polyadenylated mRNAs and tRNA precursors), with translation MAQRPLDIIHRALDSNVLVELKGGREFRGTLKGYDIHMNLVMEAAEELQNGESVRKLGHVVVRGDNVVLISPSLED
- a CDS encoding RNA-binding protein, encoding MKKKPVHDLKKGEIKEILNSIRNLFGENILLSIDTKSSFKISNLDENIDLIYVNDIPSFLKLKNYFIPSLKLLVLLSKEEIPRKIVIDMGAVPFIAKGADVMRPGVKEVDSEIEKDGPVIILDEKHGKPIAVGIALYSSEEISSMKEGKVIKTLHYVGDKIWQGI
- a CDS encoding 50S ribosomal protein L37e, translating into MSKGTPSYGKRNNKTHVRCRRCGNHSYHASHGICASCGFGKSAKMRSYNWCKRK